From one Bradyrhizobium sp. Ash2021 genomic stretch:
- a CDS encoding formate dehydrogenase subunit alpha: MLIKRSERHRNRGSLGGEPLTESSGDLDRRGFLKRSGLAVGALAALGDLPLGGIRKAEAGPPAPAGATVTTRKNICTHCSVGCSVIAKVANGVWIGQEPDYDSPINRGSHCCKGAAVRDDVLSQRRLRYPVKLVNGKWVRLSWEKAIDEIGDKLLEIRAKSGPDSVYWLGSAKFTNEAAYLNRKLAAFWGTNNSDHQARICHSTTVTGVANTWGYGAMTNSYNDIRNAKTILIMGGNPAEAHPVSLQHILEGKELNRANMIVIDPRMTRTAAHATEYVRVRPGTHIATIYGMLWHIFENGWEDKEFLSQRVYGVDEIRKQVARWTPAEVERVTGLPEAQVKHVAEVFAKQKPATLIWAMGQTQFTTGTANVRASCILLLATGNVGHAGGGANIFRGHTNVQGATDLGLDVTSLPLYYGLTQDAWQHWCRVWEVDYGWMASRFASKTLMEAPGIPSTRWFDATLLPKDQVTQPDNVQAMFIMGHGVNTITRMPEAKRGIEKLELLVVCDPYPTAWSVLSERKNGIYLLPACTSFEMDGSRTASNRSLQWGEKIVDPVFESKNDYDTMYMLARKFGFADRMFKNIKVQNGAVSAEDILREINRGGWSTGYCGQSPERLKAHMKNQAKFDLVTMRAPKDDPEVGGDYYGLPWPCWGTPEFRHPGTPILYNTNLSIKEGGGTFRARFGVERVVKRKVMENGQEIEREQHDNLLAEGSYSVGSEIKDGYPEFTLAVLKKLGWDKDLTAQEMEIIKRVNSANPDAVSWSLDLSGGIQRVAIEHGCSPYGNAKARMIAWNLPDPIPVHREPIYTPRPDLVADYPTLPDARQFRVPNIGFTVQKAAVDRGIAKQFPLILSSGRLVEFEGGGEETRSNKWLAELKQEMFVEINPADAGARGIKDGGWVWVTGAENSSKARMKAVVTERVGKGVTWMPYHFAGWFEGADLRAKYPGGADPFVLGESVNTMTTYGYDPATGMQEPKATLCQIRAA; this comes from the coding sequence ATGCTGATCAAAAGGTCGGAGCGTCATCGAAACCGCGGAAGCCTCGGCGGCGAACCGTTAACTGAATCAAGTGGCGATCTGGATCGACGTGGCTTCCTGAAGCGTTCCGGTCTCGCTGTCGGGGCGCTGGCGGCGCTGGGCGACCTGCCGCTCGGCGGCATCCGCAAGGCGGAAGCCGGTCCGCCTGCTCCAGCGGGCGCCACGGTTACGACGCGCAAGAATATCTGCACGCATTGCTCGGTCGGTTGTTCGGTGATTGCAAAAGTCGCGAACGGCGTATGGATCGGGCAGGAGCCTGACTACGACAGTCCGATCAATCGTGGATCACATTGCTGCAAGGGCGCTGCGGTTCGCGACGACGTGCTGAGCCAGCGCCGGCTGCGTTATCCCGTGAAGCTTGTGAACGGCAAATGGGTTCGCCTGTCCTGGGAAAAAGCGATCGATGAGATCGGCGACAAGCTGCTAGAGATTCGCGCTAAGTCGGGACCGGATTCGGTCTATTGGCTTGGCTCGGCCAAGTTCACCAACGAGGCTGCCTATCTCAACCGAAAGCTCGCGGCGTTCTGGGGGACGAACAACTCGGACCACCAGGCACGCATCTGCCACTCCACGACGGTCACCGGCGTCGCCAATACCTGGGGTTATGGCGCGATGACCAACAGTTACAATGATATCCGCAACGCCAAGACCATTTTGATCATGGGCGGCAACCCTGCGGAAGCGCATCCGGTTTCGCTCCAGCATATCCTCGAGGGGAAAGAGCTGAACCGTGCCAACATGATCGTCATCGATCCGCGCATGACACGGACCGCCGCGCACGCCACCGAGTACGTTCGCGTCCGTCCCGGCACGCACATCGCGACGATCTATGGCATGCTCTGGCACATTTTTGAGAATGGCTGGGAAGACAAGGAATTTCTCAGCCAGCGCGTCTACGGCGTGGACGAAATCCGCAAACAAGTTGCCAGGTGGACCCCTGCAGAGGTCGAGCGCGTGACGGGCTTGCCGGAAGCGCAGGTCAAGCATGTTGCGGAGGTATTCGCGAAGCAGAAGCCGGCGACATTGATCTGGGCAATGGGGCAGACCCAATTCACGACCGGTACGGCGAATGTTCGCGCGAGCTGCATTCTCTTGCTGGCGACCGGCAATGTCGGGCATGCCGGAGGCGGAGCGAATATTTTCCGCGGCCATACCAATGTGCAGGGCGCCACCGATCTCGGCCTCGATGTGACGTCATTGCCGCTCTATTACGGTCTCACCCAGGATGCCTGGCAGCACTGGTGCCGGGTTTGGGAGGTGGACTACGGTTGGATGGCGTCACGGTTCGCCAGCAAGACGCTGATGGAAGCGCCGGGTATCCCGAGTACGCGCTGGTTTGACGCGACGCTGTTGCCCAAGGATCAGGTGACGCAGCCGGACAACGTACAGGCGATGTTCATCATGGGCCATGGCGTCAACACGATCACCCGAATGCCGGAGGCGAAGCGAGGAATCGAAAAGCTTGAATTGCTGGTTGTGTGCGATCCCTATCCGACGGCGTGGTCGGTGCTCTCGGAACGCAAGAATGGCATCTATCTCTTGCCGGCCTGCACCAGCTTCGAGATGGATGGTTCGCGGACCGCCTCAAATCGCTCGCTGCAATGGGGCGAGAAGATCGTGGACCCGGTCTTTGAATCGAAGAACGACTACGACACGATGTACATGCTAGCCCGCAAGTTCGGCTTCGCTGACCGGATGTTCAAGAACATCAAGGTCCAGAACGGGGCAGTATCGGCTGAAGACATTCTTCGCGAGATCAACCGCGGCGGCTGGTCCACCGGCTATTGCGGCCAATCGCCGGAGCGGCTCAAGGCTCACATGAAGAACCAGGCCAAGTTCGACCTCGTCACCATGCGGGCGCCAAAAGACGACCCGGAGGTGGGCGGGGATTATTATGGTCTGCCATGGCCGTGCTGGGGCACGCCCGAGTTCAGGCACCCGGGGACGCCGATTCTCTACAACACTAATCTGTCGATCAAGGAAGGCGGCGGGACATTCCGCGCGCGATTTGGCGTGGAACGCGTCGTCAAGCGCAAGGTGATGGAGAACGGTCAGGAGATCGAAAGAGAACAACACGATAACCTGCTCGCCGAGGGCTCTTATTCGGTCGGTTCCGAGATCAAGGACGGATATCCGGAATTCACTCTCGCGGTGCTGAAGAAGCTGGGTTGGGACAAGGACCTCACGGCGCAGGAAATGGAGATTATCAAGCGTGTCAATTCCGCCAATCCCGATGCGGTATCCTGGTCGCTCGATCTTTCCGGTGGCATTCAGCGGGTCGCGATCGAGCATGGTTGTTCGCCTTACGGCAATGCCAAGGCGCGCATGATTGCCTGGAATTTGCCTGATCCAATTCCTGTGCACCGCGAGCCGATTTACACGCCGCGTCCGGATCTTGTTGCGGACTATCCGACTTTGCCGGACGCCCGGCAGTTCCGCGTCCCCAATATCGGTTTCACGGTACAAAAGGCCGCGGTCGACCGCGGTATTGCCAAACAATTTCCCTTGATTCTCAGTTCAGGCCGTCTGGTTGAGTTTGAAGGCGGCGGCGAGGAGACGCGTTCGAACAAATGGCTCGCCGAGTTGAAGCAGGAAATGTTTGTCGAAATCAATCCGGCGGACGCAGGCGCCCGCGGAATCAAGGATGGCGGGTGGGTCTGGGTAACCGGAGCCGAGAACAGTTCGAAAGCGCGCATGAAGGCGGTCGTGACCGAGAGGGTCGGTAAAGGAGTGACGTGGATGCCCTATCACTTTGCCGGCTGGTTCGAGGGCGCCGATCTGCGCGCCAAATATCCCGGAGGTGCCGATCCCTTCGTGCTCGGCGAGAGCGTGAACACAATGACGACCTACGGATACGATCCGGCGACCGGCATGCAGGAGCCGAAGGCGACGCTTTGTCAGATCAGGGCCGCGTAG
- the fdh3B gene encoding formate dehydrogenase FDH3 subunit beta has protein sequence MARMKFLCDADRCIDCNACVTACKNENEVPWGINRRRVVTINDGKPGERSVSMACMHCTDAPCAAVCPVSCIYPTDDGIVLHSKDLCIGCGYCFYACPFGAPQYPKVGNFGSRGKMDKCTYCAGGGGTEAPGSAAEFEKYGSNRFGEGKLPLCAEMCSTKSLLAGDGDIIAQIYKERVLKRGYGSGAWGWMTAYHEDVEV, from the coding sequence ATGGCGCGGATGAAATTCCTTTGCGACGCTGACCGCTGCATCGATTGCAATGCCTGCGTTACCGCATGCAAGAACGAGAACGAAGTGCCTTGGGGCATCAATCGCCGGCGTGTTGTCACCATCAACGATGGCAAGCCCGGCGAACGGTCGGTATCGATGGCCTGCATGCACTGCACCGACGCGCCCTGTGCCGCGGTCTGTCCGGTGAGCTGCATCTACCCGACCGACGACGGGATTGTGCTGCATTCGAAGGATTTGTGCATCGGCTGCGGCTACTGCTTCTATGCCTGCCCATTCGGCGCGCCGCAGTATCCCAAAGTCGGCAATTTCGGTTCGCGCGGAAAGATGGACAAATGCACCTATTGCGCGGGTGGCGGCGGCACGGAAGCGCCTGGTAGTGCCGCTGAGTTCGAAAAATACGGTTCCAATCGCTTCGGCGAAGGTAAGCTGCCGCTGTGCGCCGAGATGTGTTCCACCAAGTCGCTGCTTGCCGGCGACGGTGACATCATTGCCCAGATCTACAAGGAACGGGTTCTCAAACGTGGTTACGGCTCCGGCGCCTGGGGCTGGATGACCGCTTATCATGAGGATGTCGAAGTCTGA
- a CDS encoding formate dehydrogenase subunit gamma gives MICFARTRLPIVAALLFLAMVAAPAFAQKLGPDGAPNPTASVTAQRDLLMQAPRIEGRIDIPDRKASVLIQPAGRTWDYFHEVLLHWVAAVVILGTIVLLGAAYLIMGRIRISAGRSGRTVLRFRAFERFSHWLTAVSFVILALTGLNITFGKIVLLPVTGPEAFSEISQIAKYVHNFTSFSFVAGLVLIIAIFFKDNLPRRVDIEWLKRGGGFIKSIHAPAGRFNLGEKAVYWLSLTAGLAVSVSGFLLLFPFYETNIAEMQLAQVVHAVVAVLFIALILAHIYIGTLGMEGAFEAMGTGEVDVNWAKEHHDVWLAEQLERRNTRQSAPAE, from the coding sequence ATGATTTGCTTCGCACGTACTCGTCTTCCGATCGTCGCCGCGCTGCTGTTTTTGGCAATGGTTGCGGCTCCGGCGTTTGCACAGAAGCTCGGCCCGGATGGCGCGCCGAACCCGACGGCAAGCGTCACGGCTCAACGCGACCTGCTGATGCAGGCGCCGCGCATCGAGGGGCGCATTGACATCCCGGACCGAAAGGCCAGCGTGCTGATCCAGCCGGCGGGACGGACCTGGGACTATTTCCACGAGGTGCTGCTGCACTGGGTCGCTGCGGTTGTGATCCTCGGCACCATCGTTCTGCTGGGCGCCGCCTATCTCATCATGGGTCGGATCCGGATTTCGGCGGGGCGGTCCGGGCGCACCGTGCTCCGATTTCGGGCCTTTGAGAGATTTTCGCATTGGCTCACGGCGGTGTCCTTTGTCATCCTTGCCCTCACCGGGCTCAACATAACCTTCGGCAAGATCGTGTTGTTACCCGTGACCGGCCCAGAGGCCTTCTCGGAGATTTCGCAGATCGCCAAGTATGTCCACAATTTCACCAGCTTCTCGTTTGTGGCCGGCCTCGTCCTTATCATCGCGATCTTTTTCAAGGACAACCTTCCCAGGAGGGTAGATATCGAATGGCTTAAGCGAGGTGGCGGATTCATCAAGTCGATACACGCGCCCGCCGGACGCTTCAATCTGGGCGAGAAGGCGGTCTACTGGCTTTCACTGACCGCAGGCCTGGCAGTCTCGGTTTCCGGCTTTCTGTTGCTGTTTCCGTTTTACGAAACCAACATCGCCGAGATGCAACTTGCGCAGGTGGTGCACGCCGTCGTCGCCGTGCTGTTCATTGCGTTGATCCTCGCCCACATCTACATCGGTACGCTTGGGATGGAGGGCGCATTCGAAGCGATGGGCACGGGCGAAGTGGATGTCAACTGGGCCAAGGAACATCACGACGTCTGGCTGGCCGAACAATTAGAGAGGCGGAATACCAGGCAATCCGCACCGGCGGAATAG
- a CDS encoding DUF6505 family protein, translated as MKLLRTIQLDASDSFVFDRAAAPGEWAVSGAFAFLNRDIPALPGKTRAAFRAGFLGLSSLGRSTLVQIVDATEQDHADVVDLLAAQLVGEFGAPDLVSASNAAREEVAFAASLCDHPAGVVVAVTRSVEGGSIREVFRSLRPAAQSPSRAFHFVEVVGGEQDPDEHLDLATLREGTRP; from the coding sequence GTGAAACTGCTGCGGACCATTCAACTCGACGCCTCCGACTCGTTTGTCTTCGACCGGGCCGCCGCCCCGGGCGAATGGGCAGTATCCGGCGCATTCGCCTTCCTCAACCGGGACATTCCGGCGCTGCCGGGCAAAACCCGCGCGGCGTTTCGCGCCGGCTTTTTGGGGCTGAGCTCACTCGGGCGTTCCACGCTGGTTCAGATCGTCGATGCCACCGAGCAAGACCATGCGGATGTAGTTGATTTGCTTGCCGCGCAACTGGTCGGGGAATTTGGTGCACCTGACCTCGTCTCGGCGAGCAACGCTGCCAGGGAGGAGGTCGCATTTGCAGCGTCGCTCTGCGATCATCCTGCCGGCGTCGTTGTCGCGGTGACACGGAGCGTCGAGGGCGGGTCGATCCGCGAGGTGTTCCGATCATTACGTCCCGCTGCGCAGTCGCCGTCGCGGGCCTTCCATTTCGTGGAGGTGGTTGGAGGAGAGCAGGATCCGGACGAACATCTCGACCTTGCGACGCTACGGGAAGGAACACGCCCTTGA
- a CDS encoding DUF6352 family protein, whose translation MSGKHDFWLTCGHHLLDRDAAGRLILTDEFLKVYLARAELVPPPEACPVERRLHDILLSNPRQAVTSSQIAAIADPDARENWEMMIAWRNHLVRYRTLESAYLEIVRRNIKLPQVFVGQLIQVILRNALNDCTDAFILRAAEMFFRPQKLTLEGNSIIAWDEETAGSVSDRRHQSPLFALLGLPAAIEADVLTDITVDSYWKRSDRFDMGLDLTAGQRGSAALGQVIARWILHLLAVDVAVEPLTKLRDAPLSWYVGLSADATRIGDAIWNGNDMDSALQARLVGLYRLSFHNPSDVIEKVRGEPVYLLAAMTADEVLWLKPQNLVTGLPIRCEEAAN comes from the coding sequence TTGAGCGGGAAGCATGATTTCTGGCTAACTTGCGGCCATCATCTGCTCGATCGCGACGCCGCGGGAAGGCTGATCCTCACGGACGAATTCCTGAAGGTGTATTTGGCTCGCGCCGAACTGGTTCCGCCGCCCGAAGCCTGTCCGGTCGAACGCCGGCTTCACGATATCTTGCTGAGCAATCCACGGCAGGCGGTAACCTCGTCGCAGATCGCCGCCATCGCAGATCCGGATGCGCGTGAAAACTGGGAGATGATGATTGCCTGGCGCAATCATCTGGTGAGGTATCGCACCCTAGAATCGGCTTATCTGGAAATCGTGCGACGCAATATCAAACTGCCACAGGTTTTTGTTGGGCAGTTGATACAGGTCATTCTGCGCAACGCGCTGAATGATTGCACCGATGCGTTTATTCTGCGGGCTGCCGAGATGTTCTTTCGTCCGCAGAAGCTGACGCTCGAAGGCAACTCGATCATCGCCTGGGATGAGGAGACCGCGGGAAGCGTTTCCGACCGGCGGCACCAGTCGCCCCTGTTTGCCTTGCTGGGATTACCGGCGGCGATCGAGGCCGACGTGCTCACCGATATCACGGTCGACAGCTACTGGAAGCGCAGCGACCGATTCGACATGGGGCTGGATCTGACAGCCGGACAACGTGGATCGGCCGCGCTGGGCCAGGTGATCGCGCGCTGGATATTGCACTTGCTTGCCGTGGACGTCGCGGTCGAACCGCTGACGAAACTGCGCGACGCACCGCTGTCATGGTATGTCGGGCTGAGTGCCGACGCGACGCGGATCGGCGACGCGATCTGGAATGGAAATGACATGGATAGTGCGCTGCAGGCGCGGCTCGTCGGCTTGTATCGGTTGAGTTTCCACAATCCGTCAGATGTGATCGAGAAGGTCAGAGGAGAGCCGGTGTATCTGCTGGCGGCCATGACGGCCGACGAAGTGCTGTGGTTGAAGCCGCAAAACCTCGTGACTGGCTTGCCGATCCGTTGCGAGGAGGCCGCGAATTGA
- a CDS encoding DUF3305 domain-containing protein: MGVIVERRRAKSVWAEFLWRPVSVLAGKPSAEPWTVLDVQAESVLFYAGEAVIELHRTESTFYRDNLASDTPRLWVVLSPTRSDPPLELLAVTADPAEGEGFTDTGSNLVETVPMPRDIQAIVGQFIATHHVERPFIKRRRGPAEFGRQKDGQGNET, translated from the coding sequence GTGGGTGTCATCGTCGAACGGCGTCGAGCGAAGAGCGTTTGGGCCGAATTTCTGTGGCGACCCGTTTCGGTGCTTGCCGGGAAACCCTCGGCCGAACCGTGGACAGTGCTCGATGTGCAGGCGGAAAGCGTGTTGTTTTACGCAGGCGAGGCTGTGATCGAATTGCACCGAACCGAGTCGACCTTTTACCGCGACAATCTCGCGTCCGACACACCCAGGCTGTGGGTGGTCTTGAGCCCCACCAGATCGGATCCGCCTCTCGAGCTTCTCGCAGTGACGGCCGATCCAGCGGAGGGTGAGGGTTTCACGGATACGGGCAGCAACCTCGTAGAGACGGTGCCGATGCCGCGGGACATCCAGGCGATCGTCGGCCAATTCATCGCCACACATCATGTTGAGCGGCCCTTCATCAAGCGCCGGCGTGGGCCTGCCGAATTCGGCCGTCAAAAGGACGGGCAAGGGAACGAGACATGA